One Dromiciops gliroides isolate mDroGli1 chromosome 3, mDroGli1.pri, whole genome shotgun sequence DNA segment encodes these proteins:
- the HNRNPR gene encoding heterogeneous nuclear ribonucleoprotein R isoform X2 — MANQVNGNAVQLKEEEEPVDTSSVTHTEHYKTLIEAGLPQKVAERLDEIFQTGLVAYVDLDERAIDALREFNEEGALSVLQQFKESDLSHVQNKSAFLCGVMKTYRQREKQGSKVQESTKGPDEAKIKALLERTGYTLDVTTGQRKYGGPPPESVYSGVQPGIGTEVFVGKIPRDLYEDELVPLFEKAGPIWDLRLMMDPLSGQNRGYAFITFCGKDAAQEAVKLCDSYEIRPGKHLGVCISVANNRLFVGSIPKNKTKENILEEFSKVTEGLVDVILYHQPDDKKKNRGFCFLEYEDHKSAAQARRRLMSGKVKVWGNVVTVEWADPVEEPDPEVMAKVKVLFVRNLATTVTEEILEKSFSEFGKLERVKKLKDYAFVHFEDRGAAVKAMDEMNGKEIEGEEIEIVLAKPPDKKRKERQAARQASRSTAYEDYYYHPPPRMPPPLRGRGRGGGRGGYGYPPDYYGYEDYYDDYYGYDYHDYRGGYEDPYYGYDDGYAVRGRGGGRGGRGAPPPPRGRGAPPPRGRAGYSQRGAPLGPPRGARGGRGGPAQPQRGRGSRGARGNRGGNVGGKRKADGYNQPDSKRRQTNSQQNWGSQPIAQQPLQQGGDYSGNYGYNNDNQEFYQDTYGQQWK, encoded by the exons ATGGCTAATCAGGTGAATGGTAATGCGGTACagttaaaagaagaggaagaaccaGTGGACACTTCCAGTGTTACTCACACAGAGCACTACAAGACACTGATAGAGGCAGGCCTCCCACAGAAGGTGGCAGAGAGACTTGATGAAATATTTCAGACAG GGTTGGTAGCTTATGTCGATCTTGATGAAAGAGCAATTGATGCTCTCAGAGAATTTAATGAAGAAGGCGCCCTCTCTGTGCTCCAGCAGTTTAAGGAAAGTGACCTGTCTCATGTACAG aaCAAAAGTGCATTTTTATGTGGAGTTATGAAGACCTACAGGCAAAGGGAGAAACAGGGGAGCAAGGTACAAGAATCAACAAAGGGACCTGATGAAGCAAAGATTAAG GCTTTGCTTGAGAGGACAGGTTACACGCTAGATGTAACCACAGGACAGAGGAAATATGGTGGTCCTCCTCCAGAGAGTGTATATTCTGGTGTACAACCTGGCATTGGAACAGAG GTTTTTGTAGGTAAGATACCAAGAGATTTATATGAAGATGAATTGGTGCCACTGTTTGAAAAGGCTGGTCCCATTTGGGACTTACGCCTTATGATGGATCCTCTGTCTGGTCAGAATAGAGGGTACGCCTTCATCACTTTCTGTGGAAAGGATGCTGCACAGGAAGCTGTCAAGCTG TGTGACAGCTATGAAATCCGTCCTGGTAAACACCTTGGAGTGTGCATTTCGGTGGCAAACAACAGGCTGTTTGTTGGATCGATTCCAAAGAACAAAACCAAGGAAAACATATTGGAAGAATTCAGCAAAGTCACAG AGGGTTTGGTGGACGTTATTCTCTATCATCAACCCGATGACAAAAAGAAGAATCGGGGGTTCTGCTTCCTTGAGTATGAAGACCACAAGTCGGCAGCACAAGCCCGGCGCAGGCTTATGAGTGGGAAGGTCAAAGTCTGGGGCAATGTTGTGACCGTGGAGTGGGCCGACCCTGTGGAGGAACCAGATCCGGAGGTTATGGCCAAG GTGAAAGTTTTATTTGTGAGGAACTTGGCCACTACAGTGACAGAGGAAATACTGGAGAAAtccttttctgaatttggaaAACTAGAAAGAGTGAAGAAGCTTAAAGATTATGCATTTGTTCACTTTGAAGACCGGGGAGCAGCTGTTAAG GCCATGGATGAGATGAATgggaaagaaatagaaggggaagaaatTGAGATAGTGTTAGCCAAGCCTCcggacaagaaaagaaaagaacgcCAGGCTGCAAGACAGGCCTCCAGAAGTACTGC GTATGAAGATTATTACTACCATCCCCCACCTCGTATGCCACCTCCTCTGAGAGGCCGGGGGCGTGGTGGGGGCAGAGGCGGCTATGGTTACCCCCCAGATTACTATGGCTATGAAGATTATTACGATGACTACTATGGCTATGATTATCATGACTATCGTGGAGGCTATGAAGACCCCTACTATGGCTATGATGATGGCTATGCagtaagaggaagaggaggaggaaggggtgggcGCGGTGCTCCGCCACCACCACGGGGGCGCGGAGCACCACCTCCACGAGGTAGAGCTGGCTATTCACAGAGGGGGGCACCTTTGGGACCGCCAAGAGGAGCTCGGGGCGGGAGAGGGGGCCCTGCACAGCCACAGAGAGGCCGTGGTTCACGCGGAGCTCGGGGTAACCGTGGGGGCAACGTAGGAGGCAAGAGAAAGGCCGATGGGTACAACCAGCCCGATTCCAAGCGCCGTCAGACCAACAGCCAGCAGAACTGGGGCTCCCAGCCCATCGCCCAGCAGCCGCTGCAGCAAGGTGGCGACTATTCCGGTAACTATGGCTACAATAATGACAACCAGGAATTTTATCAGGATACTTATGGGCAACAGTGGAAATGA
- the HNRNPR gene encoding heterogeneous nuclear ribonucleoprotein R isoform X4 produces MKTYRQREKQGSKVQESTKGPDEAKIKALLERTGYTLDVTTGQRKYGGPPPESVYSGVQPGIGTEVFVGKIPRDLYEDELVPLFEKAGPIWDLRLMMDPLSGQNRGYAFITFCGKDAAQEAVKLCDSYEIRPGKHLGVCISVANNRLFVGSIPKNKTKENILEEFSKVTGLTEGLVDVILYHQPDDKKKNRGFCFLEYEDHKSAAQARRRLMSGKVKVWGNVVTVEWADPVEEPDPEVMAKVKVLFVRNLATTVTEEILEKSFSEFGKLERVKKLKDYAFVHFEDRGAAVKAMDEMNGKEIEGEEIEIVLAKPPDKKRKERQAARQASRSTAYEDYYYHPPPRMPPPLRGRGRGGGRGGYGYPPDYYGYEDYYDDYYGYDYHDYRGGYEDPYYGYDDGYAVRGRGGGRGGRGAPPPPRGRGAPPPRGRAGYSQRGAPLGPPRGARGGRGGPAQPQRGRGSRGARGNRGGNVGGKRKADGYNQPDSKRRQTNSQQNWGSQPIAQQPLQQGGDYSGNYGYNNDNQEFYQDTYGQQWK; encoded by the exons ATGAAGACCTACAGGCAAAGGGAGAAACAGGGGAGCAAGGTACAAGAATCAACAAAGGGACCTGATGAAGCAAAGATTAAG GCTTTGCTTGAGAGGACAGGTTACACGCTAGATGTAACCACAGGACAGAGGAAATATGGTGGTCCTCCTCCAGAGAGTGTATATTCTGGTGTACAACCTGGCATTGGAACAGAG GTTTTTGTAGGTAAGATACCAAGAGATTTATATGAAGATGAATTGGTGCCACTGTTTGAAAAGGCTGGTCCCATTTGGGACTTACGCCTTATGATGGATCCTCTGTCTGGTCAGAATAGAGGGTACGCCTTCATCACTTTCTGTGGAAAGGATGCTGCACAGGAAGCTGTCAAGCTG TGTGACAGCTATGAAATCCGTCCTGGTAAACACCTTGGAGTGTGCATTTCGGTGGCAAACAACAGGCTGTTTGTTGGATCGATTCCAAAGAACAAAACCAAGGAAAACATATTGGAAGAATTCAGCAAAGTCACAG GTTTAACAGAGGGTTTGGTGGACGTTATTCTCTATCATCAACCCGATGACAAAAAGAAGAATCGGGGGTTCTGCTTCCTTGAGTATGAAGACCACAAGTCGGCAGCACAAGCCCGGCGCAGGCTTATGAGTGGGAAGGTCAAAGTCTGGGGCAATGTTGTGACCGTGGAGTGGGCCGACCCTGTGGAGGAACCAGATCCGGAGGTTATGGCCAAG GTGAAAGTTTTATTTGTGAGGAACTTGGCCACTACAGTGACAGAGGAAATACTGGAGAAAtccttttctgaatttggaaAACTAGAAAGAGTGAAGAAGCTTAAAGATTATGCATTTGTTCACTTTGAAGACCGGGGAGCAGCTGTTAAG GCCATGGATGAGATGAATgggaaagaaatagaaggggaagaaatTGAGATAGTGTTAGCCAAGCCTCcggacaagaaaagaaaagaacgcCAGGCTGCAAGACAGGCCTCCAGAAGTACTGC GTATGAAGATTATTACTACCATCCCCCACCTCGTATGCCACCTCCTCTGAGAGGCCGGGGGCGTGGTGGGGGCAGAGGCGGCTATGGTTACCCCCCAGATTACTATGGCTATGAAGATTATTACGATGACTACTATGGCTATGATTATCATGACTATCGTGGAGGCTATGAAGACCCCTACTATGGCTATGATGATGGCTATGCagtaagaggaagaggaggaggaaggggtgggcGCGGTGCTCCGCCACCACCACGGGGGCGCGGAGCACCACCTCCACGAGGTAGAGCTGGCTATTCACAGAGGGGGGCACCTTTGGGACCGCCAAGAGGAGCTCGGGGCGGGAGAGGGGGCCCTGCACAGCCACAGAGAGGCCGTGGTTCACGCGGAGCTCGGGGTAACCGTGGGGGCAACGTAGGAGGCAAGAGAAAGGCCGATGGGTACAACCAGCCCGATTCCAAGCGCCGTCAGACCAACAGCCAGCAGAACTGGGGCTCCCAGCCCATCGCCCAGCAGCCGCTGCAGCAAGGTGGCGACTATTCCGGTAACTATGGCTACAATAATGACAACCAGGAATTTTATCAGGATACTTATGGGCAACAGTGGAAATGA
- the HNRNPR gene encoding heterogeneous nuclear ribonucleoprotein R isoform X1: MANQVNGNAVQLKEEEEPVDTSSVTHTEHYKTLIEAGLPQKVAERLDEIFQTGLVAYVDLDERAIDALREFNEEGALSVLQQFKESDLSHVQNKSAFLCGVMKTYRQREKQGSKVQESTKGPDEAKIKALLERTGYTLDVTTGQRKYGGPPPESVYSGVQPGIGTEVFVGKIPRDLYEDELVPLFEKAGPIWDLRLMMDPLSGQNRGYAFITFCGKDAAQEAVKLCDSYEIRPGKHLGVCISVANNRLFVGSIPKNKTKENILEEFSKVTGLTEGLVDVILYHQPDDKKKNRGFCFLEYEDHKSAAQARRRLMSGKVKVWGNVVTVEWADPVEEPDPEVMAKVKVLFVRNLATTVTEEILEKSFSEFGKLERVKKLKDYAFVHFEDRGAAVKAMDEMNGKEIEGEEIEIVLAKPPDKKRKERQAARQASRSTAYEDYYYHPPPRMPPPLRGRGRGGGRGGYGYPPDYYGYEDYYDDYYGYDYHDYRGGYEDPYYGYDDGYAVRGRGGGRGGRGAPPPPRGRGAPPPRGRAGYSQRGAPLGPPRGARGGRGGPAQPQRGRGSRGARGNRGGNVGGKRKADGYNQPDSKRRQTNSQQNWGSQPIAQQPLQQGGDYSGNYGYNNDNQEFYQDTYGQQWK, from the exons ATGGCTAATCAGGTGAATGGTAATGCGGTACagttaaaagaagaggaagaaccaGTGGACACTTCCAGTGTTACTCACACAGAGCACTACAAGACACTGATAGAGGCAGGCCTCCCACAGAAGGTGGCAGAGAGACTTGATGAAATATTTCAGACAG GGTTGGTAGCTTATGTCGATCTTGATGAAAGAGCAATTGATGCTCTCAGAGAATTTAATGAAGAAGGCGCCCTCTCTGTGCTCCAGCAGTTTAAGGAAAGTGACCTGTCTCATGTACAG aaCAAAAGTGCATTTTTATGTGGAGTTATGAAGACCTACAGGCAAAGGGAGAAACAGGGGAGCAAGGTACAAGAATCAACAAAGGGACCTGATGAAGCAAAGATTAAG GCTTTGCTTGAGAGGACAGGTTACACGCTAGATGTAACCACAGGACAGAGGAAATATGGTGGTCCTCCTCCAGAGAGTGTATATTCTGGTGTACAACCTGGCATTGGAACAGAG GTTTTTGTAGGTAAGATACCAAGAGATTTATATGAAGATGAATTGGTGCCACTGTTTGAAAAGGCTGGTCCCATTTGGGACTTACGCCTTATGATGGATCCTCTGTCTGGTCAGAATAGAGGGTACGCCTTCATCACTTTCTGTGGAAAGGATGCTGCACAGGAAGCTGTCAAGCTG TGTGACAGCTATGAAATCCGTCCTGGTAAACACCTTGGAGTGTGCATTTCGGTGGCAAACAACAGGCTGTTTGTTGGATCGATTCCAAAGAACAAAACCAAGGAAAACATATTGGAAGAATTCAGCAAAGTCACAG GTTTAACAGAGGGTTTGGTGGACGTTATTCTCTATCATCAACCCGATGACAAAAAGAAGAATCGGGGGTTCTGCTTCCTTGAGTATGAAGACCACAAGTCGGCAGCACAAGCCCGGCGCAGGCTTATGAGTGGGAAGGTCAAAGTCTGGGGCAATGTTGTGACCGTGGAGTGGGCCGACCCTGTGGAGGAACCAGATCCGGAGGTTATGGCCAAG GTGAAAGTTTTATTTGTGAGGAACTTGGCCACTACAGTGACAGAGGAAATACTGGAGAAAtccttttctgaatttggaaAACTAGAAAGAGTGAAGAAGCTTAAAGATTATGCATTTGTTCACTTTGAAGACCGGGGAGCAGCTGTTAAG GCCATGGATGAGATGAATgggaaagaaatagaaggggaagaaatTGAGATAGTGTTAGCCAAGCCTCcggacaagaaaagaaaagaacgcCAGGCTGCAAGACAGGCCTCCAGAAGTACTGC GTATGAAGATTATTACTACCATCCCCCACCTCGTATGCCACCTCCTCTGAGAGGCCGGGGGCGTGGTGGGGGCAGAGGCGGCTATGGTTACCCCCCAGATTACTATGGCTATGAAGATTATTACGATGACTACTATGGCTATGATTATCATGACTATCGTGGAGGCTATGAAGACCCCTACTATGGCTATGATGATGGCTATGCagtaagaggaagaggaggaggaaggggtgggcGCGGTGCTCCGCCACCACCACGGGGGCGCGGAGCACCACCTCCACGAGGTAGAGCTGGCTATTCACAGAGGGGGGCACCTTTGGGACCGCCAAGAGGAGCTCGGGGCGGGAGAGGGGGCCCTGCACAGCCACAGAGAGGCCGTGGTTCACGCGGAGCTCGGGGTAACCGTGGGGGCAACGTAGGAGGCAAGAGAAAGGCCGATGGGTACAACCAGCCCGATTCCAAGCGCCGTCAGACCAACAGCCAGCAGAACTGGGGCTCCCAGCCCATCGCCCAGCAGCCGCTGCAGCAAGGTGGCGACTATTCCGGTAACTATGGCTACAATAATGACAACCAGGAATTTTATCAGGATACTTATGGGCAACAGTGGAAATGA
- the HNRNPR gene encoding heterogeneous nuclear ribonucleoprotein R isoform X5: MKTYRQREKQGSKVQESTKGPDEAKIKALLERTGYTLDVTTGQRKYGGPPPESVYSGVQPGIGTEVFVGKIPRDLYEDELVPLFEKAGPIWDLRLMMDPLSGQNRGYAFITFCGKDAAQEAVKLCDSYEIRPGKHLGVCISVANNRLFVGSIPKNKTKENILEEFSKVTEGLVDVILYHQPDDKKKNRGFCFLEYEDHKSAAQARRRLMSGKVKVWGNVVTVEWADPVEEPDPEVMAKVKVLFVRNLATTVTEEILEKSFSEFGKLERVKKLKDYAFVHFEDRGAAVKAMDEMNGKEIEGEEIEIVLAKPPDKKRKERQAARQASRSTAYEDYYYHPPPRMPPPLRGRGRGGGRGGYGYPPDYYGYEDYYDDYYGYDYHDYRGGYEDPYYGYDDGYAVRGRGGGRGGRGAPPPPRGRGAPPPRGRAGYSQRGAPLGPPRGARGGRGGPAQPQRGRGSRGARGNRGGNVGGKRKADGYNQPDSKRRQTNSQQNWGSQPIAQQPLQQGGDYSGNYGYNNDNQEFYQDTYGQQWK; the protein is encoded by the exons ATGAAGACCTACAGGCAAAGGGAGAAACAGGGGAGCAAGGTACAAGAATCAACAAAGGGACCTGATGAAGCAAAGATTAAG GCTTTGCTTGAGAGGACAGGTTACACGCTAGATGTAACCACAGGACAGAGGAAATATGGTGGTCCTCCTCCAGAGAGTGTATATTCTGGTGTACAACCTGGCATTGGAACAGAG GTTTTTGTAGGTAAGATACCAAGAGATTTATATGAAGATGAATTGGTGCCACTGTTTGAAAAGGCTGGTCCCATTTGGGACTTACGCCTTATGATGGATCCTCTGTCTGGTCAGAATAGAGGGTACGCCTTCATCACTTTCTGTGGAAAGGATGCTGCACAGGAAGCTGTCAAGCTG TGTGACAGCTATGAAATCCGTCCTGGTAAACACCTTGGAGTGTGCATTTCGGTGGCAAACAACAGGCTGTTTGTTGGATCGATTCCAAAGAACAAAACCAAGGAAAACATATTGGAAGAATTCAGCAAAGTCACAG AGGGTTTGGTGGACGTTATTCTCTATCATCAACCCGATGACAAAAAGAAGAATCGGGGGTTCTGCTTCCTTGAGTATGAAGACCACAAGTCGGCAGCACAAGCCCGGCGCAGGCTTATGAGTGGGAAGGTCAAAGTCTGGGGCAATGTTGTGACCGTGGAGTGGGCCGACCCTGTGGAGGAACCAGATCCGGAGGTTATGGCCAAG GTGAAAGTTTTATTTGTGAGGAACTTGGCCACTACAGTGACAGAGGAAATACTGGAGAAAtccttttctgaatttggaaAACTAGAAAGAGTGAAGAAGCTTAAAGATTATGCATTTGTTCACTTTGAAGACCGGGGAGCAGCTGTTAAG GCCATGGATGAGATGAATgggaaagaaatagaaggggaagaaatTGAGATAGTGTTAGCCAAGCCTCcggacaagaaaagaaaagaacgcCAGGCTGCAAGACAGGCCTCCAGAAGTACTGC GTATGAAGATTATTACTACCATCCCCCACCTCGTATGCCACCTCCTCTGAGAGGCCGGGGGCGTGGTGGGGGCAGAGGCGGCTATGGTTACCCCCCAGATTACTATGGCTATGAAGATTATTACGATGACTACTATGGCTATGATTATCATGACTATCGTGGAGGCTATGAAGACCCCTACTATGGCTATGATGATGGCTATGCagtaagaggaagaggaggaggaaggggtgggcGCGGTGCTCCGCCACCACCACGGGGGCGCGGAGCACCACCTCCACGAGGTAGAGCTGGCTATTCACAGAGGGGGGCACCTTTGGGACCGCCAAGAGGAGCTCGGGGCGGGAGAGGGGGCCCTGCACAGCCACAGAGAGGCCGTGGTTCACGCGGAGCTCGGGGTAACCGTGGGGGCAACGTAGGAGGCAAGAGAAAGGCCGATGGGTACAACCAGCCCGATTCCAAGCGCCGTCAGACCAACAGCCAGCAGAACTGGGGCTCCCAGCCCATCGCCCAGCAGCCGCTGCAGCAAGGTGGCGACTATTCCGGTAACTATGGCTACAATAATGACAACCAGGAATTTTATCAGGATACTTATGGGCAACAGTGGAAATGA
- the HNRNPR gene encoding heterogeneous nuclear ribonucleoprotein R isoform X3, giving the protein MANQVNGNAVQLKEEEEPVDTSSVTHTEHYKTLIEAGLPQKVAERLDEIFQTGLVAYVDLDERAIDALREFNEEGALSVLQQFKESDLSHVQNKSAFLCGVMKTYRQREKQGSKVQESTKGPDEAKIKALLERTGYTLDVTTGQRKYGGPPPESVYSGVQPGIGTEVFVGKIPRDLYEDELVPLFEKAGPIWDLRLMMDPLSGQNRGYAFITFCGKDAAQEAVKLCDSYEIRPGKHLGVCISVANNRLFVGSIPKNKTKENILEEFSKVTGLTEGLVDVILYHQPDDKKKNRGFCFLEYEDHKSAAQARRRLMSGKVKVWGNVVTVEWADPVEEPDPEVMAKVKVLFVRNLATTVTEEILEKSFSEFGKLERVKKLKDYAFVHFEDRGAAVKAMDEMNGKEIEGEEIEIVLAKPPDKKRKERQAARQASRSTAYEDYYYHPPPRMPPPLRGRGRGGGRGGYGYPPDYYGYEDYYDDYYGYDYHDYRGGYEDPYYGYDDGYAVRGRGGGRGGRGAPPPPRGRGAPPPRGRAGYSQRGAPLGPPRGARGGRGGPAQPQRGRGSRGARGNRGGNVGGKRKADGYNQPDSKRRQTNSQQNWGSQPIAQQPLQQGGDYSGKRG; this is encoded by the exons ATGGCTAATCAGGTGAATGGTAATGCGGTACagttaaaagaagaggaagaaccaGTGGACACTTCCAGTGTTACTCACACAGAGCACTACAAGACACTGATAGAGGCAGGCCTCCCACAGAAGGTGGCAGAGAGACTTGATGAAATATTTCAGACAG GGTTGGTAGCTTATGTCGATCTTGATGAAAGAGCAATTGATGCTCTCAGAGAATTTAATGAAGAAGGCGCCCTCTCTGTGCTCCAGCAGTTTAAGGAAAGTGACCTGTCTCATGTACAG aaCAAAAGTGCATTTTTATGTGGAGTTATGAAGACCTACAGGCAAAGGGAGAAACAGGGGAGCAAGGTACAAGAATCAACAAAGGGACCTGATGAAGCAAAGATTAAG GCTTTGCTTGAGAGGACAGGTTACACGCTAGATGTAACCACAGGACAGAGGAAATATGGTGGTCCTCCTCCAGAGAGTGTATATTCTGGTGTACAACCTGGCATTGGAACAGAG GTTTTTGTAGGTAAGATACCAAGAGATTTATATGAAGATGAATTGGTGCCACTGTTTGAAAAGGCTGGTCCCATTTGGGACTTACGCCTTATGATGGATCCTCTGTCTGGTCAGAATAGAGGGTACGCCTTCATCACTTTCTGTGGAAAGGATGCTGCACAGGAAGCTGTCAAGCTG TGTGACAGCTATGAAATCCGTCCTGGTAAACACCTTGGAGTGTGCATTTCGGTGGCAAACAACAGGCTGTTTGTTGGATCGATTCCAAAGAACAAAACCAAGGAAAACATATTGGAAGAATTCAGCAAAGTCACAG GTTTAACAGAGGGTTTGGTGGACGTTATTCTCTATCATCAACCCGATGACAAAAAGAAGAATCGGGGGTTCTGCTTCCTTGAGTATGAAGACCACAAGTCGGCAGCACAAGCCCGGCGCAGGCTTATGAGTGGGAAGGTCAAAGTCTGGGGCAATGTTGTGACCGTGGAGTGGGCCGACCCTGTGGAGGAACCAGATCCGGAGGTTATGGCCAAG GTGAAAGTTTTATTTGTGAGGAACTTGGCCACTACAGTGACAGAGGAAATACTGGAGAAAtccttttctgaatttggaaAACTAGAAAGAGTGAAGAAGCTTAAAGATTATGCATTTGTTCACTTTGAAGACCGGGGAGCAGCTGTTAAG GCCATGGATGAGATGAATgggaaagaaatagaaggggaagaaatTGAGATAGTGTTAGCCAAGCCTCcggacaagaaaagaaaagaacgcCAGGCTGCAAGACAGGCCTCCAGAAGTACTGC GTATGAAGATTATTACTACCATCCCCCACCTCGTATGCCACCTCCTCTGAGAGGCCGGGGGCGTGGTGGGGGCAGAGGCGGCTATGGTTACCCCCCAGATTACTATGGCTATGAAGATTATTACGATGACTACTATGGCTATGATTATCATGACTATCGTGGAGGCTATGAAGACCCCTACTATGGCTATGATGATGGCTATGCagtaagaggaagaggaggaggaaggggtgggcGCGGTGCTCCGCCACCACCACGGGGGCGCGGAGCACCACCTCCACGAGGTAGAGCTGGCTATTCACAGAGGGGGGCACCTTTGGGACCGCCAAGAGGAGCTCGGGGCGGGAGAGGGGGCCCTGCACAGCCACAGAGAGGCCGTGGTTCACGCGGAGCTCGGGGTAACCGTGGGGGCAACGTAGGAGGCAAGAGAAAGGCCGATGGGTACAACCAGCCCGATTCCAAGCGCCGTCAGACCAACAGCCAGCAGAACTGGGGCTCCCAGCCCATCGCCCAGCAGCCGCTGCAGCAAGGTGGCGACTATTCCG GGAAGCGTGGTTGA